The Desulfovibrio piger DNA segment AGAAGTCGTAAAATATCACGCAACTATGACAGAGAGCTCTACAAAGTCAGGCATCTTGTCGAGAATGCTTTTCTCCATCTCAAGCGCTGGCGGGGAATTGCCACACGATATGCCAAAAGATGTGCATCTTTTCTTGCCGCCGTTCAAATCAGATGCATATCTTTGTGGGCAAACATAATTTGACGACACTATCTAGCGGCTCCACTTGAAGGTGAAGACCTGCTCGGTATCGGGATGCAGGCTCAGATGCACGGGGCAGGTATGGGCGGCCCGTTCGATCATGGTCTTTTCCTTTTCGGAGAACTCACGGTCGGGCATGTTGAAGATGATCTCGATCTTGCCGATGCGGCGCGGGTTGGCGCTCATGGTCTTGCTGATCTCGATGGTGGTGCCGGTCACGTCCACGCCGTGGTTCCGGCCGTAGATGCCGATGATGGTCATGGCGCAGGCGGCCAGGGCCGTGGCGCAAAGGTCGGTGGGGCAGAAGGCCTCGCCCTTGCCGTTGTTGTCCTTAGGGGCGTCGGTGACGAGCACGGTACCGCTCTGCTGGTGCACGCATTCCACGCGCAGGTCGCCGAGATATTTGGCGGTGATGTCTGCCATGGGGGAACTCCTTTTTTGCCCCAGAATGCCCTGTCCGCTCCCCGGACGCAACCGCAGTCAGGGAAAACGGTTTCGCGGCTTCTGGGGGCCTTGTGGCGTTATGCCGGGCCATGTCCGGGATGCCGGACCGTTCCGGCCATGAAAAAAGGGGAGGCGGCTGCCTCCCCGTACGTTCGGAACAGCGGGATCGTCCGCTGCTTTAATCGTTGGCCAGACGGGCGGCGTCGGCGCGATGGCGCATGCGGGCCACGCGTTCGCGCAGACCGGCGCGGTAGGCGTCCAGATCCTCGATGCGGGCGCGGGCCACGCCGCTTTCCATGGCGGCACGGGCCACGGCGGGCGTCACCCATTCGATGATGCGCGGATCCAGCGGGCTGGGGATGATGTAGTCGGGGCCGAAGCTGAACTTCTTGCCGCCGTAGGCCTTGCTCACTTCTTCGGGCACGTCTTCGCGGGCCAGCATGGCCAGGGCCTCGGCAGCGGCCAGCTTCATGGCTTCGTTGATCTCCGTGGCCTGCACGTCCAGGGCGCCGCGGAAGATGAAGGGGAAGCCGGACACGTTGTTGATCTGGTTGGGGCAGTCGGAGCGGCCGGTGCCCATGAGCAGGTCGTCACGGGCGGCCTTGGCTTCGGCGTAGGTGATCTCGGGCACGGGGTTGGCGCAGGCAAAGATCACGGGATGCGAGGCCATGCTGCGCACCATGTCCTGCGTGACCAGACCGGGCTTGGACAGGCCCAGGAACACATGGGCACCCTGCATGGCTTCGGCCAGGGTGGCGTCCTTTTCCTGCGCGAAGGCGGCCTTGGTGGGATGCAGCTTGTCCTGGCGGCCCTTGTGGATCAGGCCCTTGCTGTCGAACATCCAGATGTTCTCGCGCTTGACGCCCAGGCTGACGTAGAAGTTGGCGCAGGCGATGCCGGCGGCACCGGCGCCCACCACCACGACCTTCATGTCTTCCATCTTGCGGCCGGCGATGTGGGCCGCGTTGATGAGGCCCGCGCCGGAGATGACGGCGGTGCCGTGCTGGTCGTCATGGAAGACGGGGATGTTCATGATCTCCTTGAGCTTCTGTTCGATGTAGAAGCACTCGGGGGCCTTGATGTCTTCCAGGTTGATGCCGCCGAAGGTGGGCTCCAGGGTCTTGACCACGTTGATGAGTTCGTCGGGATCGGTGGTGGCCAGCTCCAGGTCGAAGACGTCCACGTCGGCGAACATCTTGAAGAGCATGCCCTTGCCTTCCATGACGGGCTTGCCCGCCAGGGGGCCGATGTTGCCCAGGCCCAGCACGGCCGTACCGTTGCTGACCACGGCCACCAGATTGCTGCGGGCGGTGAGGCTGGCCGCGGCGGCGGGATCGGCCTCGATGGCGCGGCAGGCATCGGCCACGCCGGGCGAATAGGCCAGGGTCAGGTCGTCCTGGGTCTCGCCCCGCTTGGAGGGCAGCACTTCCACCTTACCGGGGCGGGGCTCCGCATGATATTTCCAGACATCTTCCTTGGTATAGCTCATAGTATCCTCTGCTGCTCGGCTGGAGCGGTGAGATAGTGAAAAACGGGCCCGGACAGGCGTGGGGACAGCGTTCTCCTGTTTGCGTGGCTCCTTGATCGGAGCGGGGAGGAACACGCGCTCTCGCGCCATGACGGGCGTTTTCGGCCCCGGGCCGCGGGACATGGCCGTATGCCATGCGATCGCCCGGCCAACACATGAGTATAAAAATCCGTTGCCGCTTTCGCAAGTGCGGGCAGGGGGGCGGACGTGGCTGGTTGCGGGGGAAGGAGGGACCCTTGGCCGGCGCACAAGGGGCCCTCCTTCCCCCCGAGCCCCCCATCCTCCCCCCAACGCGTTTTTTTCAGAAGGATGGACGGGTGGTGTGGCGCGGCAGACTGCGCGCCTCTGATGGTCCCCCGGTACTGTGGGAGAGGGGCAATGGAAAAT contains these protein-coding regions:
- a CDS encoding OsmC family protein, which codes for MADITAKYLGDLRVECVHQQSGTVLVTDAPKDNNGKGEAFCPTDLCATALAACAMTIIGIYGRNHGVDVTGTTIEISKTMSANPRRIGKIEIIFNMPDREFSEKEKTMIERAAHTCPVHLSLHPDTEQVFTFKWSR
- a CDS encoding malic enzyme-like NAD(P)-binding protein yields the protein MSYTKEDVWKYHAEPRPGKVEVLPSKRGETQDDLTLAYSPGVADACRAIEADPAAAASLTARSNLVAVVSNGTAVLGLGNIGPLAGKPVMEGKGMLFKMFADVDVFDLELATTDPDELINVVKTLEPTFGGINLEDIKAPECFYIEQKLKEIMNIPVFHDDQHGTAVISGAGLINAAHIAGRKMEDMKVVVVGAGAAGIACANFYVSLGVKRENIWMFDSKGLIHKGRQDKLHPTKAAFAQEKDATLAEAMQGAHVFLGLSKPGLVTQDMVRSMASHPVIFACANPVPEITYAEAKAARDDLLMGTGRSDCPNQINNVSGFPFIFRGALDVQATEINEAMKLAAAEALAMLAREDVPEEVSKAYGGKKFSFGPDYIIPSPLDPRIIEWVTPAVARAAMESGVARARIEDLDAYRAGLRERVARMRHRADAARLAND